From Bacillus sp. FSL K6-3431, the proteins below share one genomic window:
- a CDS encoding class I SAM-dependent methyltransferase, which produces MSFSYYGELCTEVYDLTKKIGQSFNGDIEYYKDRLKSSKGRILEAMVGSGRVIIPLLESGLIVDGVDFSPEMLASCHQRCEERGLKPNLYQADLKELSLPNKYETIIIPGGSFLLIEKRKDSIAVLKKLFDHLLPGGRLILDLFLPDNINFELTGQAGITPFTLPNGDTITMEGRLVEADIFNQCKVSFLKYEKWRNGELIQTELQRFALRWYGVEEFKLVLESVGFSDVVISADFEYGKQPSNGNQKIIYETVRK; this is translated from the coding sequence ATGTCATTTAGTTATTATGGAGAACTTTGTACTGAGGTTTATGATCTAACAAAAAAAATTGGCCAGTCGTTTAACGGAGATATAGAATACTACAAAGATAGACTAAAATCTTCCAAGGGAAGAATTCTTGAAGCAATGGTTGGATCAGGACGAGTCATTATTCCGCTCCTTGAATCAGGACTTATAGTTGATGGAGTTGACTTTTCCCCTGAAATGTTGGCTTCTTGCCACCAACGCTGTGAAGAACGCGGATTAAAACCAAACTTATATCAAGCGGATTTGAAGGAACTTTCTTTGCCAAACAAATATGAAACAATTATTATTCCAGGTGGCTCATTTTTGTTGATTGAAAAGCGCAAAGATTCTATTGCAGTATTAAAGAAACTCTTTGACCACCTCCTTCCAGGTGGGCGTCTTATTCTAGACCTTTTTTTACCAGACAACATTAATTTCGAGCTTACAGGTCAGGCTGGAATAACACCATTCACCCTGCCTAATGGGGATACTATTACGATGGAAGGTAGACTTGTTGAGGCAGATATTTTTAATCAATGCAAAGTTTCTTTTCTCAAATACGAGAAATGGCGTAACGGCGAATTAATTCAAACTGAATTACAACGGTTTGCATTACGTTGGTATGGAGTAGAGGAATTCAAATTGGTGTTAGAGAGTGTGGGTTTTTCTGACGTTGTAATATCTGCGGATTTCGAATATGGTAAACAACCGAGTAATGGTAACCAGAAAATCATTTATGAAACTGTTAGAAAATAA